A stretch of the Synechocystis sp. PCC 7338 genome encodes the following:
- a CDS encoding glycosyltransferase family 2 protein gives MKLVSVIIPLHNTEAYIADTIRSVLAQTYTNFELIVVDDESSDQSAMIVRQFKDQRIKLIHQKNRGLAGSRNTGIRQAQGEYFAFLDADDLWLPEKLASHVEHLDQNPHIGVSFSRSSFIDGQGQPLGIHQMPKLKDIDAGHLLCRNPVGNGSAPVIRRQVLDDIGFLDDRHGFPEFCYFDEAFRLRSEDIECWIRIAIVTDWVIEGIPAALTLYRVNNQGLSADVDLQFQSWLQVMEKTAQYAPALVARWGKPAKAYQLRYLARRAVRFQDTHNALNLLGQALSTHWQIILVEPRRTGLTIAAACLLKICPPTFYQSIEAIAIKVTGALQARKIEREANASFQLV, from the coding sequence ATGAAACTAGTCTCTGTGATTATTCCCCTCCACAACACCGAAGCCTACATTGCCGATACAATTCGTTCTGTGCTGGCCCAAACCTATACCAATTTTGAACTCATAGTTGTGGATGATGAATCCAGCGATCAGAGTGCGATGATCGTGCGTCAGTTCAAGGACCAACGGATTAAACTAATTCATCAGAAAAATCGGGGACTAGCGGGGTCGCGCAACACGGGAATTCGCCAAGCCCAAGGTGAATATTTCGCTTTTTTAGATGCGGATGACCTCTGGTTACCAGAAAAATTGGCCAGCCACGTTGAACATCTAGACCAAAATCCCCACATTGGGGTAAGTTTTAGCCGTTCTTCCTTCATTGATGGTCAAGGTCAACCCTTGGGTATCCATCAAATGCCCAAGTTAAAAGACATTGATGCCGGCCATCTCCTCTGCCGTAATCCCGTGGGCAACGGTTCTGCTCCAGTAATCCGTCGCCAGGTATTGGATGATATTGGTTTTTTGGACGATCGCCATGGTTTTCCCGAGTTCTGTTACTTTGACGAAGCGTTCCGGTTGCGGTCAGAGGACATTGAATGTTGGATTCGCATTGCCATTGTGACCGACTGGGTAATAGAAGGCATTCCTGCTGCGTTAACTCTCTACCGTGTCAATAATCAGGGACTGTCGGCGGATGTGGACTTGCAATTCCAGTCCTGGCTCCAGGTAATGGAAAAAACTGCCCAGTATGCACCAGCATTAGTGGCCCGATGGGGCAAACCGGCCAAGGCTTATCAATTGCGTTACCTGGCTCGGCGGGCAGTGCGCTTCCAAGACACACACAACGCCCTGAATTTATTAGGCCAGGCCCTCAGCACCCATTGGCAAATTATTCTAGTGGAACCCCGTCGCACCGGCCTGACCATTGCCGCTGCCTGTTTACTCAAAATCTGTCCCCCTACTTTTTATCAATCCATCGAGGCGATCGCCATTAAAGTTACCGGAGCTCTGCAGGCCAGAAAAATTGAACGGGAAGCCAACGCTTCGTTCCAACTGGTCTAG
- a CDS encoding VOC family protein gives MTAPVIFHLAIPVNDIPKTKEFYCDRLGAKAGRETDKAVILDFYGHQVVAHVTLEPLVKQQGIYPRHFGLVFTAEADWFTLCDRVETQGIAYHLPPKLRFGGELTEHRTFFLADPFHNYLEFKWYRHREAIFGVKEFVAIGDR, from the coding sequence ATGACAGCCCCTGTTATTTTTCACCTCGCCATCCCCGTTAATGATATTCCGAAAACCAAGGAATTTTACTGCGATCGCCTGGGGGCCAAGGCCGGTAGGGAAACCGATAAGGCAGTAATTCTGGATTTCTATGGCCATCAAGTGGTGGCCCACGTTACCCTGGAGCCGTTGGTAAAACAACAGGGCATCTATCCCCGACATTTTGGTTTAGTGTTCACCGCCGAGGCGGATTGGTTTACTCTCTGTGACAGAGTGGAAACCCAGGGCATTGCCTATCATTTGCCGCCCAAGCTCCGTTTTGGAGGAGAGTTGACGGAGCATCGCACTTTTTTCCTAGCTGACCCCTTCCATAATTACCTGGAATTTAAATGGTATCGTCACCGGGAAGCAATTTTTGGTGTGAAAGAATTTGTGGCCATTGGCGATCGCTAG
- a CDS encoding lipid-A-disaccharide synthase — protein sequence MQTLPVLTNPVDVLILSNGPGEVTTWVRPVVHALRQLPNGDRLRISVMLSPCPHAMGKEAEVVRSYGEVNRVQSSEHFWNFLLWGKTAESWPWHAHGVVLFLGGDQFFALAIAKRLGYRSVVYAEWDARWPRWIDSFGVMNGQVRQALPRIYQAKATVVGDLMVDVDATDSPVDPSAKPLIGLLPGSKATKLSQGVPLEVAIAVELHKIHPQCQFVLFLAPTVDLAQLQSYGQVKTNPLVSAMGNIEIEVVEKEGQEPYLLTATGLRIDICRQFPALTALKTLTFALTTVGANTAQLGALGIPMVILLPTQHTEALKHLDGLPGLIARIPWVGPQSTRLINYLIAKKKRLFAWPNLWAGREIVPELMGDLTPAGVASQLTPWLDDPEQLTQIRQELQQARGQSGAAIAMAELVAEQIAVQQKPVRMSLTK from the coding sequence TTGCAAACTTTGCCCGTATTAACTAATCCCGTTGACGTTTTAATTCTGTCCAATGGCCCAGGGGAAGTGACCACCTGGGTTCGTCCCGTTGTCCATGCTTTGCGTCAACTGCCAAATGGCGATCGCCTGAGAATTTCGGTGATGCTTTCCCCCTGTCCCCATGCCATGGGTAAAGAAGCGGAGGTAGTGCGTAGCTATGGGGAAGTGAATCGGGTGCAGAGCAGTGAACATTTTTGGAATTTCTTGCTCTGGGGTAAAACGGCGGAGTCATGGCCCTGGCATGCCCACGGGGTGGTTCTTTTTTTAGGAGGGGACCAATTCTTTGCCCTGGCGATTGCCAAACGTTTAGGCTATCGTTCTGTGGTCTATGCCGAGTGGGATGCCCGCTGGCCCCGGTGGATTGACTCCTTTGGGGTGATGAATGGACAAGTACGCCAAGCTTTACCCCGGATTTATCAAGCAAAAGCCACCGTAGTGGGGGATTTGATGGTGGATGTGGATGCCACTGATTCCCCAGTAGATCCATCGGCCAAACCGTTAATCGGCCTACTGCCCGGTTCCAAGGCGACTAAACTTAGCCAAGGGGTTCCCCTGGAAGTGGCGATCGCCGTGGAGTTGCATAAAATCCATCCCCAATGTCAATTTGTGCTCTTTTTAGCGCCCACTGTGGATTTGGCCCAATTGCAAAGCTACGGCCAGGTAAAAACCAATCCCTTGGTTAGTGCCATGGGCAACATTGAAATAGAGGTGGTGGAAAAAGAGGGACAAGAACCCTATTTGTTGACCGCCACGGGGTTAAGAATTGATATCTGCCGCCAATTTCCCGCCCTGACGGCATTAAAAACATTAACCTTCGCCTTAACCACAGTGGGGGCCAACACCGCTCAATTGGGAGCTTTAGGTATTCCCATGGTGATTTTATTGCCCACCCAACACACGGAAGCCCTCAAACATTTAGACGGCTTGCCGGGATTAATTGCCCGTATTCCCTGGGTCGGGCCCCAATCCACCCGCTTGATTAATTACCTCATTGCCAAGAAAAAACGTCTTTTTGCCTGGCCCAATCTCTGGGCTGGTCGGGAAATTGTGCCGGAATTGATGGGGGATTTAACGCCCGCTGGGGTAGCTAGTCAATTAACACCTTGGTTAGATGATCCTGAACAGTTAACCCAGATACGCCAAGAATTACAGCAGGCACGGGGCCAATCCGGAGCGGCGATCGCCATGGCCGAGTTAGTCGCAGAACAAATTGCGGTTCAGCAAAAGCCAGTTAGGATGAGTTTGACAAAATAG
- a CDS encoding M15 family metallopeptidase, which translates to MKLYRSVSIQDCGEFLAPINLKGVKLLEPHPYEKLGVDYQGRSPYMLRIGVLKRLDQARLTLAEIEPTWQILVFDAYRPIAVQQFMVDHTFTEIVARDGLQGQVLTSEQRENIYQQVYQIWAIPSSNPLTPPPHSTGAALDITLLDQSGKPVDMGGEIDELSPRSQPNYYQTAQAKSDTQREEFKRYQQRRELLNKIMESAGFLRHPGEWWHFSQGDQLWAWQYNQQHPDRQKIAYYGRVE; encoded by the coding sequence ATGAAACTTTACCGTTCTGTTTCCATCCAAGATTGTGGTGAATTCCTTGCTCCCATCAATCTTAAAGGTGTTAAGTTGCTCGAGCCCCATCCCTACGAAAAATTGGGCGTCGACTATCAAGGGCGATCGCCATATATGTTACGCATCGGGGTATTAAAAAGATTGGATCAAGCCCGGTTGACCTTGGCTGAGATTGAACCGACATGGCAAATTTTAGTGTTTGATGCCTATCGACCCATCGCCGTTCAGCAATTTATGGTGGATCATACTTTTACCGAAATTGTGGCTAGAGACGGTTTACAGGGGCAAGTTTTAACCTCCGAGCAAAGGGAAAATATTTATCAGCAGGTCTATCAAATTTGGGCTATTCCCAGTTCCAATCCCCTCACTCCTCCCCCCCACAGCACCGGAGCAGCCTTAGACATAACGCTACTGGATCAATCGGGCAAACCTGTAGATATGGGGGGAGAAATTGACGAACTTTCGCCCCGTTCCCAGCCCAATTATTATCAAACAGCACAAGCAAAAAGTGATACTCAAAGGGAAGAATTTAAACGCTATCAACAGCGTCGGGAGCTTTTAAATAAGATTATGGAAAGTGCTGGATTTTTACGACATCCAGGGGAATGGTGGCATTTTTCCCAGGGGGATCAACTCTGGGCATGGCAATATAATCAACAACATCCCGATCGCCAAAAGATTGCCTATTACGGCCGGGTTGAATAA
- the rpmA gene encoding 50S ribosomal protein L27 produces the protein MAHKKGTGSTRNGRDSNAQRLGVKRYGGQTVTAGSIIVRQRGTQVHPGNNVGRGSDDTLFALIDGVVKFEHKTRSRRKVSVYPATAE, from the coding sequence ATGGCACATAAGAAAGGAACGGGGAGTACCCGGAACGGTCGGGATTCTAATGCCCAACGCTTGGGAGTCAAACGCTACGGTGGTCAAACCGTCACCGCCGGCAGCATCATTGTTCGTCAACGGGGCACCCAAGTTCACCCGGGTAACAACGTTGGCCGGGGCAGTGATGACACCCTTTTCGCTTTGATTGACGGCGTGGTTAAGTTTGAGCACAAAACCAGAAGCCGTCGTAAAGTGAGCGTATATCCCGCCACTGCTGAATAA
- a CDS encoding DUF4079 domain-containing protein: MMFPLLALEIPEPVKIYSQFGHPIMMWALFFTSMYAMWLGFQSRKIRSAEPEKRKELIQKDVKGKHFILGSLLLSLMVLGTIGGMAVTYINNGKLFVGPHLLVGLAMVALIATAAALVPWMQKGNETARLTHITLNVTLIGLFGWQAFTGVEIVQRIISKLGS, from the coding sequence ATGATGTTTCCTCTACTTGCCCTTGAGATTCCTGAACCGGTTAAAATTTATAGCCAATTTGGCCATCCCATCATGATGTGGGCGCTGTTCTTTACTTCGATGTACGCCATGTGGCTGGGATTCCAGTCCCGAAAAATTCGCTCCGCAGAACCGGAAAAGCGGAAGGAGTTGATCCAAAAAGATGTTAAGGGTAAGCATTTTATCCTCGGCTCTCTCCTACTTTCTTTGATGGTTTTGGGCACCATTGGCGGCATGGCTGTTACCTATATCAACAACGGCAAACTGTTTGTCGGCCCCCACTTACTCGTTGGTCTTGCCATGGTCGCTTTAATTGCTACGGCGGCGGCGTTGGTACCCTGGATGCAAAAGGGTAATGAAACGGCCCGTTTAACTCACATCACCCTCAACGTTACCTTGATTGGTTTATTTGGTTGGCAAGCTTTCACCGGGGTGGAAATTGTCCAGAGAATTATTAGCAAATTGGGTTCCTAG
- a CDS encoding STAS domain-containing protein has product MNISSLAPIPYQLEIVNPTIYCPSEHIAPQEMFDWIHHAPFSTLIIDLGQVKTIHSNLLMILAKAQHQARKISKTIALTSVSPEWKIVLEISKLDGLFPILPSL; this is encoded by the coding sequence ATGAATATTTCCTCCTTAGCCCCGATCCCTTACCAACTAGAAATTGTTAATCCAACAATCTATTGCCCGTCGGAGCACATTGCCCCCCAAGAAATGTTCGACTGGATTCACCATGCTCCTTTCTCCACATTGATTATTGATTTGGGACAAGTAAAAACTATCCATAGCAATTTACTGATGATCCTAGCCAAAGCCCAGCATCAGGCAAGAAAAATAAGCAAAACCATTGCCCTGACTTCCGTTTCTCCAGAATGGAAAATTGTCCTGGAGATTTCCAAACTGGATGGCCTATTCCCAATCTTGCCGTCGTTGTAG
- the rplU gene encoding 50S ribosomal protein L21, which translates to MSYAIIEIGGTQVRVEPGRFYEINHLDGAPEDSYVVDKVLLVKDGDNVTIGQPYVAGATVEGEILSHRRGRKVIVYKMQPKKKTRKKRGHRQELTRLLIKSISVNGKGIAEAPEVDAKTPVVAG; encoded by the coding sequence ATGAGTTACGCCATTATTGAAATTGGGGGCACCCAAGTTCGGGTCGAGCCCGGCCGTTTTTACGAGATTAATCACCTCGACGGAGCACCGGAAGACAGCTATGTTGTCGACAAAGTGTTACTGGTCAAAGACGGCGACAATGTTACCATCGGCCAGCCCTACGTAGCCGGGGCCACTGTGGAAGGGGAAATTCTCTCCCACCGTCGGGGTCGCAAGGTCATTGTTTATAAAATGCAACCCAAAAAGAAAACCCGCAAAAAACGGGGTCACCGTCAAGAGTTAACCCGTCTGTTGATCAAGTCCATTTCCGTTAACGGTAAGGGGATCGCCGAGGCACCCGAAGTGGATGCCAAAACCCCAGTGGTGGCAGGTTAA
- a CDS encoding NACHT domain-containing NTPase: MSKRSLKSSSSGQARAKQAMTRRGWTQAYLATEAGLSTRNSVWKFLSGRPVERYIFMELCFQLGLDWEEIADLPQGEDDPDNVDEGVSIEAGDRLVMEATVPQPPPSLEETYLAVKAKLRYQFFKQYSRVQSSFNLTQQFALDEIYTDLSLLPHLSHQQWLEVDDLQGSLLQGVTQPQPMGLSIQEAIDHHGHLIILGRPGSGKTTLLKYLALQCYNSQIQPDHIPVFIPLRDIERYQQHEPDWSMTDYLQTLLVIEEITPELQTELLQQGKFWLLLDALDEISRKTSEKFLQKIQEFVQSFPNNNILITSRIAAQNYFFTGFTYLEVANANEHQIKSYIDNWFNQSVVPEDNDKISKSDQLLAHLRRPENRFVLELAKTPLLLELICCAFQERAQLPSKPAKLYKEGLNVLLNRGSRSQAFQTDYGYNELTLPQKLKLLSEIAARMFAQGYFYFEKDQVLLIIQQYLASIASAPVSGDLLWLKSENVLRAIQVQHGLLVEQAKAVYCFSHVIFQEYLTAQQWVFCKKLAIADSVVNDPEIIAQRLTDPHWQEVIALAISLAPLADDFLLQLKFELDRLVASDAGLIAVIKYLDTKSELLQTNHKPVAIRAFYLGILYDFGLNLATRLDQSLSENPHQEISLDLQLIRILSLAQSLAQNPTFEQYLNLGFALDIERKFSLTPALTKALQICKEQLPSPMEEKSSLLQWWRMQGPDWYQGMKTIVCQHHQLGCVAELSPSQINLLRQYYHGLVFFHKCLHSGCYVSPAVQAELENNLLIYAPSISSNLP; this comes from the coding sequence ATGAGCAAACGTTCCCTCAAGTCTTCCTCTAGCGGTCAAGCCAGGGCAAAACAGGCCATGACCAGACGAGGCTGGACCCAGGCTTATTTAGCGACTGAAGCTGGACTTTCCACCCGCAATTCGGTCTGGAAGTTTCTCAGCGGCAGGCCCGTGGAGCGTTACATTTTCATGGAACTATGTTTTCAGTTGGGCCTAGATTGGGAGGAAATTGCCGATCTTCCCCAGGGAGAAGATGACCCTGACAATGTAGATGAAGGCGTTAGCATCGAGGCAGGCGATCGCCTGGTTATGGAAGCCACCGTGCCCCAGCCCCCACCAAGCTTGGAGGAAACCTATTTAGCGGTCAAAGCTAAGTTGAGATACCAGTTCTTTAAGCAGTACAGCAGGGTACAATCTTCCTTTAACTTGACCCAGCAGTTTGCCTTAGACGAAATTTACACTGATCTGAGTTTGTTGCCCCACCTTAGCCACCAACAATGGTTGGAGGTAGATGATTTACAAGGGTCTTTGCTCCAAGGTGTGACCCAGCCCCAGCCCATGGGTTTATCCATTCAGGAGGCCATCGACCACCATGGACATTTGATCATTTTGGGCCGGCCCGGCTCCGGCAAAACTACCTTGTTGAAGTACCTAGCTCTACAGTGTTACAACAGCCAAATTCAGCCCGATCATATCCCTGTTTTCATCCCCCTGCGGGACATTGAACGCTACCAACAGCATGAACCAGATTGGAGTATGACAGATTATCTCCAAACCCTATTGGTGATCGAAGAGATTACTCCGGAGCTACAAACTGAGTTACTGCAACAGGGCAAATTCTGGTTACTATTGGACGCATTGGATGAAATTTCCCGCAAAACCAGTGAAAAATTTCTGCAAAAAATCCAGGAATTTGTGCAATCTTTTCCCAACAATAATATCTTAATTACTTCCCGCATTGCTGCTCAAAATTACTTTTTTACTGGTTTTACATACCTGGAAGTTGCCAATGCCAATGAGCACCAAATTAAATCCTATATTGACAATTGGTTTAACCAGTCCGTTGTCCCTGAAGACAATGACAAAATTAGCAAAAGCGACCAGTTATTAGCCCATCTTCGACGACCAGAAAATCGCTTCGTCCTCGAACTAGCCAAAACGCCCCTTTTACTAGAGTTAATTTGCTGTGCTTTCCAAGAAAGGGCCCAACTGCCCAGTAAACCAGCCAAACTGTATAAAGAAGGGCTAAACGTTCTGCTTAACCGGGGTTCCCGCTCCCAGGCATTTCAAACAGACTATGGCTATAACGAGTTAACTCTACCCCAAAAGTTAAAACTATTATCAGAAATAGCTGCCCGCATGTTTGCGCAGGGTTATTTTTATTTTGAAAAAGATCAAGTTTTATTAATTATTCAACAATATTTAGCTAGCATTGCCAGCGCCCCCGTTAGTGGGGATTTGCTGTGGCTCAAAAGCGAGAATGTCCTACGAGCTATTCAAGTGCAACATGGGCTTTTGGTGGAGCAAGCCAAGGCAGTGTATTGCTTTTCCCATGTCATTTTTCAGGAATATTTGACGGCTCAACAGTGGGTTTTTTGCAAAAAATTAGCCATTGCAGATTCCGTAGTTAATGACCCCGAAATTATTGCCCAACGGCTCACTGATCCCCATTGGCAGGAAGTTATTGCTCTGGCCATTTCCCTTGCTCCCCTAGCAGATGATTTTCTACTGCAACTGAAATTCGAGCTCGATCGCCTAGTGGCCAGTGATGCTGGTTTAATTGCTGTAATAAAATATTTAGATACCAAAAGTGAATTACTCCAGACTAACCATAAACCCGTGGCCATTAGGGCTTTTTATTTGGGCATTCTCTACGATTTTGGACTTAATTTAGCTACCCGTCTAGACCAGAGTTTGAGTGAAAATCCCCACCAGGAAATTTCTCTAGATTTACAATTGATCCGTATACTTTCCTTAGCCCAGTCCCTCGCCCAAAATCCTACTTTTGAGCAGTATTTAAACCTTGGCTTTGCCCTTGATATTGAAAGAAAATTTTCCCTCACTCCTGCCTTGACGAAAGCGTTACAAATTTGCAAAGAGCAACTACCTTCCCCCATGGAAGAGAAGTCGTCCCTGTTGCAATGGTGGCGGATGCAGGGGCCAGATTGGTATCAGGGGATGAAAACCATCGTGTGTCAACATCATCAGCTTGGTTGTGTAGCTGAACTAAGCCCCAGCCAAATTAATCTTTTGCGGCAATATTACCATGGGCTAGTTTTCTTCCATAAATGTCTCCACAGTGGTTGTTATGTTAGCCCCGCTGTGCAGGCAGAACTGGAAAATAATCTCTTGATCTATGCACCATCAATTTCTAGCAACTTACCTTAG
- a CDS encoding glycosyltransferase, with protein sequence MILITVGTEKFPFNRLLQWIDYLIQQQFINPQQEKVLIQYGSCTFLPQGGEKYQVLVEADFKTMLDQARLIISHCGEGSFDILAKLNKPFILVPRSHGFDEHVDDHQVELAQALAEKGVPIAYTPGDLVRFLTNPVHVVVPAPSHCYAQASQWLTQTAQTAQPPRRSSVYPGWINAVVEFAKGLARRLPDFAQEG encoded by the coding sequence ATGATTTTAATTACCGTCGGCACAGAAAAATTCCCCTTCAACCGTCTCCTGCAATGGATTGATTATCTAATTCAACAGCAATTTATTAATCCCCAACAAGAAAAGGTACTAATTCAATATGGCAGTTGTACATTTCTGCCCCAAGGGGGAGAAAAATATCAAGTTTTGGTAGAAGCAGATTTTAAAACCATGCTAGACCAGGCCCGACTAATTATTTCCCACTGTGGAGAAGGTAGTTTCGACATTCTCGCCAAACTAAACAAACCCTTTATTTTGGTTCCCCGTAGCCATGGGTTCGATGAACATGTGGACGACCATCAAGTGGAACTGGCCCAAGCCTTAGCCGAAAAGGGAGTGCCCATTGCCTATACCCCCGGTGATTTGGTGCGGTTTCTGACTAACCCTGTCCATGTTGTCGTCCCGGCTCCCAGTCATTGCTATGCCCAGGCCAGTCAGTGGTTAACCCAGACAGCCCAGACGGCTCAACCACCTCGCAGAAGTTCTGTTTATCCAGGCTGGATCAACGCTGTAGTCGAATTTGCTAAGGGCTTAGCCCGCCGTTTACCAGATTTTGCCCAGGAAGGCTAA
- a CDS encoding PleD family two-component system response regulator gives MLSDDLAGGQRTFKVLVVEDDRVTRSLLLMALKEDNYRLAEATNGQECLDKFIQLQPDIVLLDAIMPGMDGFTCCEQIRLLPGGYKVPILMITFLDDQESIDKAFTAGATDYINKPIHWSSFRRRIHQLINLKSLFNEVEAARKELVSRRNWDSFWQENWRSLAQTNPNQNYLNGMLTGALKLFNGLRIVLVASIADAIPFVVIDPEVESMGIDFTAINDDFAALVCLQIDGGILFKAGVTPSAKNHWSTKLPSMALFPTAVQPIAWRGQPLGLVIIQWRSDLDMAETEVTQQGENLSHLLGFLLQETDG, from the coding sequence ATGTTGTCTGATGATCTGGCCGGTGGGCAACGCACTTTTAAGGTTCTTGTGGTTGAAGACGATAGAGTCACCCGATCGCTGCTGTTGATGGCCCTTAAAGAGGATAATTATCGGTTGGCGGAAGCCACTAACGGTCAGGAGTGCCTCGATAAATTTATCCAGTTACAACCGGACATTGTACTGTTGGATGCAATTATGCCCGGTATGGACGGTTTCACCTGTTGCGAGCAAATCCGTCTTCTGCCTGGAGGATATAAAGTGCCCATTTTAATGATCACTTTTTTGGATGATCAAGAATCCATTGATAAAGCCTTTACGGCCGGAGCAACGGACTACATCAATAAGCCGATCCACTGGTCTTCTTTCCGTCGTCGCATTCATCAACTAATTAATCTCAAATCCTTGTTCAACGAAGTAGAAGCCGCCCGGAAGGAGTTGGTTTCCCGTAGGAACTGGGATAGTTTCTGGCAAGAAAATTGGCGGTCTTTGGCCCAGACTAATCCTAACCAAAATTACCTCAACGGCATGCTCACAGGGGCATTAAAACTTTTCAACGGATTGCGCATTGTGCTGGTGGCATCGATCGCCGATGCCATTCCTTTTGTGGTTATCGATCCGGAAGTGGAATCTATGGGGATTGATTTCACCGCTATTAATGATGACTTTGCCGCCTTAGTTTGCCTGCAAATAGATGGAGGCATTTTGTTTAAAGCCGGTGTGACTCCTTCGGCAAAGAACCATTGGTCAACCAAGTTGCCTTCCATGGCCCTATTTCCCACGGCGGTTCAGCCCATTGCTTGGCGGGGTCAGCCCCTAGGACTAGTGATTATCCAATGGCGATCGGATCTTGATATGGCGGAGACGGAAGTAACTCAACAAGGGGAAAATCTTTCCCATCTTCTGGGATTCCTACTCCAGGAAACCGATGGATAA
- the hypA gene encoding hydrogenase maturation nickel metallochaperone HypA, with the protein MHEVSLMEQTLEIAIAQAENHGASKIHRLTLRVGQQSGVVTDALRFAFEVVRQNTMAAEARLEIEEIPVTCHCQRCQQNFQPEDWIYRCPQCDQISQTVLDGKQLELASLELS; encoded by the coding sequence ATGCATGAAGTTAGTCTGATGGAACAAACTTTGGAGATCGCCATTGCCCAGGCGGAGAACCATGGAGCCAGTAAAATTCACCGCTTAACCCTACGGGTGGGGCAACAGTCTGGGGTAGTGACCGATGCCCTGCGGTTTGCGTTTGAAGTGGTGCGACAAAACACCATGGCCGCTGAAGCTAGATTGGAAATTGAAGAAATTCCCGTTACCTGTCATTGCCAACGGTGCCAACAAAATTTCCAGCCAGAGGATTGGATTTACCGTTGTCCCCAATGCGACCAGATTAGCCAAACAGTACTGGATGGCAAACAATTAGAACTAGCATCTCTAGAATTGAGCTGA
- a CDS encoding transposase produces MGILLGIMRDMPRSLMGTRAYDFDSVYRGARLNYAGAMSLSGILCLKLLPKSMNGELFIDFVKEEFIPQLWEGTVVVMDNLNAHKVQGVKEMIEASGAKVIYLPRYSPDFNPIEHFWWELKAFIRRFRPQGKESVENLAAIGIILNSATIRRNYFTHCCYYDT; encoded by the coding sequence ATGGGCATCTTACTGGGAATTATGCGAGATATGCCGAGAAGTCTTATGGGAACTAGAGCCTATGACTTTGATTCTGTCTACAGGGGCGCCCGCCTCAACTATGCAGGAGCAATGAGTTTGTCGGGGATTTTATGCTTAAAATTATTACCTAAATCTATGAATGGAGAACTGTTCATAGATTTTGTCAAAGAAGAATTCATCCCACAACTCTGGGAAGGTACTGTCGTTGTTATGGACAATCTCAATGCTCATAAAGTTCAAGGAGTCAAAGAAATGATCGAAGCGTCAGGAGCCAAGGTGATTTATTTACCACGCTACTCCCCAGATTTTAATCCCATTGAACATTTTTGGTGGGAACTCAAGGCTTTTATTCGGAGATTTAGACCTCAAGGCAAAGAATCTGTTGAAAACTTAGCAGCAATCGGCATTATCTTAAATTCTGCCACAATTAGACGGAACTATTTTACTCATTGTTGCTACTATGACACTTAG
- the pssD gene encoding PssD/Cps14F family polysaccharide biosynthesis glycosyltransferase, whose protein sequence is MKLLLISSSGGHFNALCQLASFWKNHDRQWVTFPTATTCNYLAQEKVHWAFGPTNRNLPNLCRNLGLAACIIYQERPDMVITTGAGVAVPFLLFAKLLGIKTIFIESFTRVNDLSLSAKLILPCIDVLYVQWKQLQQRYPQAKLIEVSVQ, encoded by the coding sequence ATGAAACTTTTACTGATTAGCTCCAGCGGCGGCCACTTCAATGCCCTATGTCAACTGGCTTCCTTCTGGAAAAACCATGATCGCCAATGGGTCACCTTCCCCACCGCCACCACCTGCAATTACCTCGCCCAGGAAAAAGTCCATTGGGCCTTTGGCCCCACCAACCGAAATTTGCCCAACCTCTGCCGCAATCTGGGTTTAGCCGCCTGCATTATCTACCAAGAACGGCCAGACATGGTGATCACCACCGGAGCCGGGGTAGCAGTGCCCTTCCTTTTATTCGCCAAACTGTTGGGCATTAAAACTATTTTTATTGAATCCTTCACTAGGGTTAATGACCTCAGCCTCTCTGCCAAATTAATTCTGCCCTGTATTGATGTGCTCTATGTGCAGTGGAAACAGTTACAACAGCGTTATCCCCAAGCTAAGTTGATCGAAGTTTCAGTCCAATAA